A segment of the Aureimonas sp. SA4125 genome:
GCGCAGGCCGCATCAGATTTCACCTGCGACGCGCAGCGAAGACCCGCGCCAGGAGGCACGTTTGTTCGGCCCGAGAGTATTTTTGCGCAAGGCCTCGCCCGTTGCGGAACCAAAAGATATCGTCCAGCTTTATACGTCACCGAATTGTAGCGGGCACGACAGCGATGCTCGTGCAGGAGGATTTGAAATGAAGATCAAGATGTTTGTGGCCGGACTTCTGGCGCTTGGCACGGTCGTGGCGGCTGTGCCGGCCAGTGCCCAGAACATCGTTATCGGCCCCGATGGCGTCCGAATCATGGAGCCGCGTGGCGAACGCGGCCGGGACAGCGATCGTCGCCGCCCTGACAGGCGCGAGATCAGCGAGCGCGAAGCTGTAAGGATCGCACGCGGCGAAGGCGTACGCGAAGTCGATTCCGTCCGCCGGACCAGCCGCGCCTACCGCATTCTCGGCGTCGACCGCCGCGGCCGCGACATCCGCGTCGACGTCGATCGCCGCGATGGGGACGTTCTTTCGGTTCGCTGAGGCGACTCACGTCAAAGCATGTGCTGGCGGCTCTTCCGGAAGCGGGAGGGCCGTTTGCATGAGCGGGTGCAAAGTGCGGTCGCCACAGGGAGACGATTCGTCGTCTGCCGTCACTTCCCGCAACGAAAGTTAGCCGGCCAGGCGAAATACGGCGCGGCGGACGTCGGAAGCTCAACGCGTCGCCGCTGGGTCTACCGATCCAACGACTCAAATAGATTTCAAGCCGGCGAGGCAGGCATGCGGCCTGGGTCGAGCCGGTCTCAAGCCGAAAGAGGTGGAGGGCAAAGACAAAATGGTGCCCAGGGACGGAGTCGAACCGCCGACACTGCGATTTTCAGTCGCATGCTCTACCAACTGAGCTACCTGGGCGCCGGTGCGGGAGACAAGCAAGCGCTGCGTCCCTCACACGGTCCGCGCCTTATATGGAGAACGTTTCGGCGTGTCCAGCCTCAATCTGGGCGGTGCGCGGGATTGCCGTCTGGCAGGGCGGGATAGCCGCAGACGAGCGCATATCGAGGCGTCTTCGCGCCGGGAGCGCCGGCCGTGGCTCCTGTTGCTCAACCGCGGCGCTCTCGGAAGATGCCCCAGTCATGGCGGCTCGATCGAGGCTTGCGCCAAGCCGCCCACGGCAGCTTGCGCTGGAGGAAGTGCTGTGGCAGAAGTCCCCCGCGTCAAGCGACCGGCTGCGGTAGCTCAGTGGTAGAGCACTCCATTGGTAATGGAGAGGTCGGGAGTTCAATCCTCCCTCGCAGCACCATTTTGTTGGGCGAAATCAAGATTTTAGTTTTGTCAGCTGAAACGACCACGTGGGTCATCACGCGTGGGCAGCACCTGGGCAGCACCGGTTTTGCGGGGCTTCTCGCTTGTCTGGTCGTCGCCTAGCACGTTGGCTGATTCGGCAGAGGCCCATTGCAGTGTTGCCGCGCAGCGTGCCTGAAAATCGCTAGTCGGCCCGAAATGTTGCAGCAGATCGATCTCGTCGATCATGTCCGCGATCGTCTCCTGATCCCCAGCTGCGATAGCCTGGCGCAGCTCGCGGGAGCACACCCACAAATGCCGCACATGAAGCTCGAGGTCCTCGGGGGCCGGCGGGCCGCTGCACGTGCCGGGATCACGCGCTCTGTCGGCGCGCGCGGCACGTTCCTTGGAGAGGTCAATTTCCTTGGAGAGCTCGATAAGGTTGGTTTCAGGCAGGTAGTGTCCGCGCTCGTGGTGGAAATTCCGACATTGAAAGGTGTGGCTGAGGCGGTCACCGGATAGGGCGGCTAAGGTGGAGTTGCGAGACTTCAACCTGACCGGAGAACCCGATGACCGAGGACAGACTACCGCTTGCCGAGCTTTTTGCGAAAGCCGGGGACGGCGATTTCCTGAGAACGATAGCCGAGAGCGTGATGCAGCTCCTTATGGAGGTCGACGTTGAAGGCATGATCGGCGCCGGGCGCCACGAACGGACGCAGGAACGGGCGACTTATCGCAATGGCTACCGCGACCGCTCGCTCGACACGCGGCTCGGCTCGTTGCAGCTTCGGATACCCAAGCTTCGGCAGGGCAGCTACTTCCCGCCGTTCCTGGAGCCGAGAAAGCTCTCGGAGAAGGCCTTGGTTGCCGTCATTCAGGAAGCTTGGATCAGCGGCGTTTCCACCCGGCGGGTCGACGATCTGGTACAGGCCATGGGGCTGTCGGGGATCGGCAAGAGCACCGTATCGAAGCTGTGCAAAGACATCGACGAACGCGTCGGCGGCTTCCTCGACCGTCCTCTCACTGGCGACTGGCCCTACCTCTGGCTGGATGCGACCTACCTGAAGCAGCGCGAGGGTGGACGCATCGTTTCGGTCGCCGCCATAATCGCCGTGGCCGTGAACACGGACGGCAAGCGCGAGATCGTCGGCCTTCACATCGGCCCCTCGGAAGCGGAGACGTTTTGGTCGAGCTTCCTCAAGAGCCTCGTGCGCCGCGGCCTGTCCGGCGTGAAGCTCGTGATCTCGGATGCTCACGAAGGGCTGAAAGCCGCCATTCGCCGGGTGTTCAGCGCCTCCTGGCAGCGCTGCCGGGT
Coding sequences within it:
- a CDS encoding PepSY domain-containing protein, whose protein sequence is MRKASPVAEPKDIVQLYTSPNCSGHDSDARAGGFEMKIKMFVAGLLALGTVVAAVPASAQNIVIGPDGVRIMEPRGERGRDSDRRRPDRREISEREAVRIARGEGVREVDSVRRTSRAYRILGVDRRGRDIRVDVDRRDGDVLSVR
- a CDS encoding IS256 family transposase — translated: MTEDRLPLAELFAKAGDGDFLRTIAESVMQLLMEVDVEGMIGAGRHERTQERATYRNGYRDRSLDTRLGSLQLRIPKLRQGSYFPPFLEPRKLSEKALVAVIQEAWISGVSTRRVDDLVQAMGLSGIGKSTVSKLCKDIDERVGGFLDRPLTGDWPYLWLDATYLKQREGGRIVSVAAIIAVAVNTDGKREIVGLHIGPSEAETFWSSFLKSLVRRGLSGVKLVISDAHEGLKAAIRRVFSASWQRCRVHWMRNALSYVPKAQQSMAAAALRQAFAQPDRASASQALRHVADQLRGKCPKLGAFIDNSETDVLAHMDFPSQHRTRIHSTNSLERLNKEVKRRADVVGIFPNEGSIIRLIGAVLLEANDEWQIQNRYMQTEPMADLMAMGNTAKPEQISTEVA